In the Topomyia yanbarensis strain Yona2022 chromosome 3, ASM3024719v1, whole genome shotgun sequence genome, one interval contains:
- the LOC131687281 gene encoding histone H2B-like — MAPKASGKAKKKRKQRRKESYAIYIYKVLKQVHPDTGVSSKAMSIMNSFVNDIFERIANEASRLAHYNRRSTITSREVQTAVRLLLPGELAKHAVSEGTKAVTKYTSSK; from the exons ATGGCACCGAAAGCCAGCGGAAAGGCT aagaagaagcgaaagcaacgccgcaaggaaagctacgctatctacatctacaaggtgCTGAAGCAGGTCCATCCGGACACCGGTGTCTCGTCGAAGGCGATGAGCATCATGAATAGCTTCGTGAACGACATCTTCGAGCGTATTGCTAACGAAGCATCTCGTCTGGCCCATTACAACCGACGGTCGACGATCACCTCCCGCGAGGTACAGACCGCCGTTCGTTTGCTGTTACCGGGCGAGCTGGCCAAACATGCCGTATCGGAAGGTACCAAGGCCGTTACCAAGTATACCAGCTCGAAGTAA
- the LOC131687282 gene encoding histone H1A, sperm-like, translated as MAETAIDVAATAPAVVASPPAAKAPPKQAAKASKSDAKKPKKSSTHPPVSEMVLAAIRTLKERSGSSLQAIKKYIAANYMCDVARLAPFIRKALKTGVEKGNITQTKGTGASGSFKVTVEAKKPAGGDKKPPSGAAKKPKKSATKSGEKKNPPAGGGGEKTSKPKAAIPAAKKSAAKKTKAAAPAKALEQHTRIQLARRLAR; from the exons ATGGCTGAAACTGCTATCGACGTTGCTGCTACGGCCCCTGCCGTCGTCGCCTCTCCGCCAGCTGCCAAAGCACCACCGAAGCAGGCGGCCAAGGCTAGCAAGAGTGACGCCAAGAaaccgaaaaaatcttcaacccatccaccagtgagtgagatggttctggctgccatccggaccctgaaggaacggagcggatcatcactgcaggcgatcaaaaagtacatcgccgccaactacatgtgtgacgtcgccaggctggctccgtttatccggaaggctttgaaaacgggtgtcgagaagggaaacatcacccagaccaagggtaccggtgcttccggatcgtttaaggtgacggtcgaagcaaagaaaccggctggcggcgataagaaaccaccatcgggtgcagcgaaaaaaccgaagaaatcggctactaaatccggagagaagaaaaatccgccggctggtggtggtggtgagaagACCAGCAAGCCAAAGGCGGCGATCCCGGCCGCTAAGAAATCGGCTGCGAAGAAAACGAAAGCTGCTGCCCCTGCCAAGGCG CTTGAGCAGCACACCCGCATTCAACTGGCCCGCCGATTGGCAAGATAA